gaagagagcagcagcagcgacAGCAGCagcgacagcagcagcagcagcagcagcaggcagtAAAAGTTCCTGCCCTGGGACCCCCATGTCCCCCATGCAGCATTACTCCCCCAAACCACCGGTGGGCACTCGGCCTGAAACAGCGTACATGAACCCTCCCACTGCCAGCCAGTCGCACCCCAGCCACTCCCACAGTTACCCCATGAACCACAGGTAACTCACTAACACAGCATTCTACATGTTGAGAAGCACAACAGCatacaaacatttgaacattgcTGGTCAATTCacatgatttgtttatttttctatggGAAAAGGGAcgagttttttatttgtattgagtttatcatattggaaaaaaataaaaaataacttttgACCTTTTAAAAATGccgcattttatgttttagtttttccactatgtaaaattcagcaaataaacagtaattctgtATAGATCTTCATTTAATCAGGGGGGCACAAATCTTTGCATCTGACTGCATATTCACATTACATGCCTTATTGCTCAAGGCAGGCTTTTTTCTCAGATCTGGACTCGCATGCACTCATTTTCGAAATCATTAACATCATTTGCATGAGTCACATGTCCTCGTATGTCACCGACTGCTGATGACAGGGATGTGCGCATGCAagtgagaagaaaaagaaagaaaaattgaaTTGCTTGTCTGCCTGTTCACATTACAGTTGCACCACCATGTACTGATGGATATTTTTTTGGTCAAGGACATATTATTTTGGCACAGTGATTATTTGAGTGCAGCCCCTGAGTCGCTTTTCTGAGTCGCTTTGTGCCTCAGAGGGTCTGCGAGAGAGCcatagaaaactgaaaactgaccactgaaaaataGTGATTTcccattttcatttcttttcaatTCTAGCTCCAGGTTCCCCACAGGTTCGGCAGAGATGGGTCCCCCCTTTGGACCTCCAGGTCAGACCCTGCAGCGCATGCACCCTGCACCAGCTGGAGGAGGGGGCAGCGCTGGGGGAGGCGGCGGTTACCATCGGCAGCACTCAGACCCCTGCATGCCCTACCTGCAGCAGAGCTTCAAGCAGGAGTTTCTGGACCCCCTCTATGAGCGGGCAGCCCACATGGCTGGACCCCACCCTCAGAGGTTCCCCTCGGCCCACATGATGGTCAAGCAGGAGCCCACTGACTACACCTACGAGCCTGGTGAGCGGTGTTTAAAGGAATGGAATGATATAAAATGAATTGTGTAACAGGCACACATATAAAACAACTGTAATGTGATAAAAAGTCAGTGCAGGTTCATCAAATCAtttgtaggaagctgtaaaaaataaagaatgatGAACGGAGCTGTAGATGATCCCATGATAGTGCATTAAGGTTTCTAATTAAATATCCAGAACAGTATTTGGAAAGGAGTGATTAAATCTTGAAGCAGATTATGTGAAAATATATATCTATAACTATATTAAATATGGAATCAAGCATCCAAAAGATACCTTTTAGTTTATAGTATAACAGTCTACACCAGCTAAGTGCCTATTGAATGAAATAATTGACAATAACGAGATGAGTGATTTTAGACTCTATAAGTTAGTATCTTACACAGGCTTTTACTGGAAGAAAGTTCCAGGATCAGGAATGCTTAACAGAGGATTACTCATACAGTAATCTGACCGCACCGAGGTCCATTAAAATGATCTTGactctcttttctgtttctccaaGATCAAAAGCCAAGTGTGAGAGCACTAGTGTAAACATACAATTCAAGGCCACAACAGTGTCCGAAaggaggtttttcatttttatttctctctctctctctctcgctctctctctcgctctctctctctctctctctctctctctctctctctctctctctctctcgctctctctctctctctctctctctctctctctctcgctctctctctctctctctctctctcgctctctctctctctctctctctctctctctctcgctctctctctcaagttGTTTCTCCCTTCCACACCTCTGACACTTAATGAAGTTCTCAAGTGTATATCTgtgtttcttcctctctttacattcctctctctttctccttctcttatTTTCTCACACTCTtggtttctctttctgtcttactcttgttttctttctctctttcattatctctctcactcttattctctctatttctgtctatctctctctcaccctattctctctgtctctctcacttgtttctctttttctccctctcttcaccTGTCTCTTTttcgttctctttctcttcctttctctctcactcactctcgcactctctctctctctctctctctctctctctttctctctttgtggaGCTGTTGTTTCTCCCACTTCTGACACTTTGTAAAGTCCTCAACTGTatttgttcttcttctttctttctttctctctctctctctctcgctctcatccACCCTTCCCCTCCCCTCAGTTTGAAAGGCAGGGAGGCAGAGGAATTTCATTGAGAAAATGGAGGGCACTGGAAAGACTAGAATCCCCAGCGGAGCGCTGGCGGGTGTTGGGTTGCAGCAGCGGCTTCCTTTTTCTGCAAGGCAGATGAACTCATAATGGAAAAATGAGCGTAGCGGTGGTAACCTGAGAGGAGGGGGAGTGTGGTGGGGGTCTGAGTTTGAGGGGAGGTGGGAAGGGGGGCATGGCAGGGCGGGGCAGGGTAGCTGAGCTGAGCTATATGCACTCAGCTTGAGCGTTCAAAGTACAGCCCGGGCTCTTACTGTGTTGTGGACTGACTGACAGAGGATGGAAACATGAGCCGGAGTGAATCAGGCTCATCTGCACGCTGTGAAAGATTTCAAACAGTGGTGGTTTAACTCCTTTGGCTCTTCAGCACAGCCCTGCTTTCACATAGACGAAGCCACTGAGCCACTGTCAGTCATGAAACCCAGTATAACTCAATGAAGGGAGAGGAAGCCTGACGTTTCTGCTTTGGTGTCTTTGTGTTTCTTGTGGGTTTTTTCTGGTATTACTAGCTTTGATGAGTTGTGATGGCAGTGAGAAAGTTCAGTGGTATAAGTGCTGAAATAAAGGATGTTTTCTGTTCAGATACACTGCGCTACCTCAGGTGGAGCTCCATTTGGTGTGTCTATCAGTAAATGTTTAACCTCTGCCCTGGCCAGCTGTTGCCTGTGCTCTGTGCTGCAATAAGTGCACAAATGTTTCAGACTAAAATAGTTTAACCAGAGTTTGAAAAGGTAGTGATGGTTAAATACTGATACACTGATCTAAATGCATCCAGTAACGAACCCAATACAGTACCtaaaaagtaacatattcagattacatttagaatacatcttGATAGGGCACATGGGAAAACATTCGTATTTAAAAGGAAATTTCCCAGagatttcaaaatttctgcataaataaagtcaagtcattcagaattatttgatttgaaatgttctcctctagataaacttactgagtTCAAAAAAGGTGGTGATATGCCAGACGCATTTAAAGCTAACTCACTGAAAGCTGTAATGTGAAGTGGCTATGAAAGTGCTGTGGGATTGTTTTGCAATAAAGTTTTGGTGTAaatcagtttaaaaatgaaatatctcTAGACCACCAAACACTGTCAactattttgctgttttaatctcaaccactgaactaTGTGGAGGTTTTATAAAACTGGTGGGATACCCTTTTAATTGTTCCATGCTGTTACTGGttgaattttaaatgttttcccaatgtttttctctcatctcctcCTTCAGTCCTACAGTATCATCAAattgattgatcagtctactcaggctttagcagagctctgtaacactgagattaataacatcatcaaattgatttatcagtctactcaggctttagtagagctcagtaacactgagattaataacagatcatcacactgatttatcagtctactcaggctttagtagagctcagtaacactgagattaataacagatcatcacactgatttatcagtctactcaggctttagcagagctaagtaacactgagattaataacagatcatcacactgattcatcagtctactcaggctttagcagagctcagtaacactgagattaataacagatcatcacactgatttatcagtctactcaggctttagtagagctcagtaacacggagattaataacagatcatcacactgatttatttgtttcctgtagtggatgtgttaacttattttcacttagaaagccAACAAAACTTGTAACTTGACCAAGTACACATTAACAAACGTCGTGATGTTATGTTTATCATGattgttatattttttccatatcatCCACCCTTACTTTCAACTGCCAAAATAATATGACTCCTTCCTTTAGCCTGGGACAAATAAGGAAGCGGTTCTTCATGTGTTAAGTGCTCTGTCTGCTTAAGATAGCACCCATTCAGATTGAAAGTGCAACAGATTTCATGCACAATGTCACAGGCCTGACCCTCTGCTGCAGTCACATTCAGATATCACAGTGAGCTGTAGCATTGCTCCCGACTGCGTGAGAGACGTGGCCCACTGCCTCCAAACTGAAAACTCTCCTTTCCCCTGTGGCATCTTATCTTAGTCTGTGCCACTGCATTCCCCAGGCATGAGTCACTGCACAGAGGCAAGAACCAGTCCTCCATCTTACAACCTCACCAGTAATTATTTActcagaaagaaacagagaagtgagatttggaTTGTTTGATGATTTCATAGGTTGGTTTGAAGCAAAGCAAGTATCATAATGTGTCATTGTGTTGGTCATGGCTCAAAAATATCACTGTATAACAAAAGCAGGTTTTGTccatataaaatgtggcctgtgcaaaacgttatggcacattttatattgtatatttatgCTGAACTCATATAATAAAACTTACATGTATATGATTGTAGAGGTTCTTTGTGGAAATGCTATAGAAGaacttttggttccctacagAACCTTCCTTCAAAGAATCTTCCATTTTTGTAAAATGAGATGTGGATATGACAAActcttttaaagttcaaagaaCTTCCACGTTGCTTCTTTGAATTGTAAACTAAAATTACATGTTCAAACCAAGAACTATTATTTTTAGGAGTGACATAAGCAGCATGAGGCCTAAGGTGTTTATTTACAGGCATGTTCTTGTGTTTTTCCCATTTAGATGTGCCTGGTTGCACCTCCATGTACCACCACAATGAGGGCTACCCAAATCCCCAGCACAACAACGAAGGTAAAACAGTGccaacatattttcattttttcttttcttccacaCTGTTTGAAAATGCCAGATGCCTTGTCCGCTGTGGAAACATTCTCTCACAAATAAGCCAACAGAAATTGCTTAGAATTACTCATAATCAAGTCTTGTTTCTTTAACCCACCTTAAAGTTAAAAATCCtataaatttaccatttttaaGACATGCTAGACTACGAGTCCATCAATTAAACCCTACATGAACAGCAGTGTGCACTGTAAACTCAGATAAAATGAGGAGTTTAGGAGGTGTACATCTCACACCCATCAGTCACGGCCCACTCGGATTGGCCAGTGCTGTGCGGTCATTGGCTAACCAAGCCAGCGGGCCTGTGTTTCCACTGGCACCAGCCCTTGTCTCTCTGCTGCCTGAAGAATTCCAGGGTAAATATTACTACTGGAAAAGACCAGTATTTTTCCTGGAGTGAAGAAAAATAACCCACCTCTTCGCTCACTCTGTTTGTCGCACCATTTTCGGTCATTTTAGTTGCAGGCTGGACGCAACACCGTAATGAGCGATTAATTACAGAAACTTCGAGTCACTTCCTTTACTGAGAGTCTAGTGTCCTACATGCTATTGGTAATTGTAATTGCTCCATGTTTTCTcatttccaaaagaaatcaCCGGTAGTAGAAGAGAGGTTATGAAATTGTACAATTATGTAATTATCTTGCAGACAGTAATAGTATGTGTCTAAAAATGACTATCATTAATACATCACTGTGCTGTTTGGTTTGTCTTTCTGCCTGAACTGATACAAAAACATTACTCAAGACTAGTCAGAGAGCTAATGCTGATCTTGTTCTGTTTCTAGGTTACGTGTTTGAGAATGATTCCCGTGTTGTTCCAGAGAAATTCGAAGGTGAGTATTCATATGTTCTGACAGCTGGGTCACTGAGATTTGTGTTATCATGAATGGCAGTATAAGCTATGCAGCAGAACTCTATGGAAAGGGAAACTTaacctcctccagctcataGTTTGAAATCAAATCTGTGTCACAGACAAGCACAGTATTGCATGCACCATATTGCAAAATCCTGTCTCAGTAACATCATCCAGTGTCGAAAAGCATCTGATCCCATGCTAAACAATGAGCAGTCTGAATGTTTCTATATAGGCTGTGTTGGATTGAGGCTACCGTTTTCTCATGCATGACGAAGGTCCAGGCTCTTGTGACGTTGTGAAGGAAGCAGAGCTGCTAGTTCCCATGGCTTGGGTGATTGATGGGTTAGCTGGAATAGCTGTAGATCATTTCAACTGGCTGAACTGGTGGAAGCACTCTTTTGAGGTGTCAGTTATCCTGCAAAGTTCCCACGGTCTCATTTGGTAAAGCACAGTGTTGTTAATACCAAGCTGATGCAAAAGCGTCATGGGAAAAGTCAAAGACATAGACGTCCGACATAGAACTAAGCTGGTGGCTTAATGATGATTGCAAGTGCAGAGTTTTCAAGGCTTACGAAGTGTGCCCTCCTCAACCTCCAGTTGGAGGATTTGGTAGGAGAGCTCACTACAGCATGCTTAGCAGCTGTTTGCATGGAGGGATTCAGATTGGCAGGTGTCAGTATAAGCTGTACTGATTTTTTTAGATATTTGAGAGAGTCAAGGCAACAGGTTTATATTTTAAGCAAGAGAAGATATCATTTGTACACTATTGACCTCTAAAGTTATGTTGTAGTGTTATAAGGAATGCCTTTTCTACCTGtgggaaaaatgaatgctaTTCTTGAAAATTGCTTTTGTTGTGATTTGATCTGAGGTAAGTCCTACGTGCAGTTTTCCTTTTAATATCACTTTCATTCTAATATTAATTACCTCTTAATTAGCTGTCTAGTAGAAATAGGAGTAGGCCTATTGCTACAGGCAAACTGATGCACATTGAACTGACAATATAAAATAGCAACCTCACTCAAGCACCCCACACAAACCAACGAGCTTTGTCCAGGGTTGCTTTGCCAACAGTAGCCTACACATTGAGTAGCTAGTGTTGATATAGCATAGAATTGAAGATATTAGGCTTACGTGCTGTGCGTGCATGCATGAGTGTTAGCTTGCTAGCAGTATTCATGTAGCATTAATCTGTTCTACGACCTTGAAATTCACTGGGCACTGGACAAAAAAGCACAGGATGCAATAGTGGCGAATTAATGGCATtatttttcccatagagaaaGACTGCTTAGAACCACAGTTCTTTATACAGGCTGACTACAGGCCTTATTTTGCCCCCAACATTACACCTTACCAAGGAGctaacctctctctcttcttctgttcAGGCGAGGTGAAGCAGGAGGGGGGTAACGTGTTCCGTGAGGGTGCCCCTTATCAGCGGCGTGGCTCACTGCAGCTCTGGCAGTTTCTGGTGGCCCTTCTGGATGACCCTGGCAATGCACACTTCATTGCGTGGACTGGCCGTGGCATGGAGTTCAAACTCATCGAGCCAGAAGAGGTGAGGGTGTAAAAGAGGCCTATGAATTTGATACAAATGcttcaaatgttaaaaaaaatgttttggaagtCCCTCAACCGGAAGAGTTGAATATTTTATAATGGCTCACTGGATTATAAGGTCTTTTGATATGATGCAAATGCTTCAAATTTAAAGCAACTGTTGCAAAAATGTTTGCAAGCAGCTTTAGttgagctcagtaatctgaaaaaaaaaaagccaatctGTTTAGCACAAGAGCATCAGTTGAAGAGAGTTTTCTGTGATCACTGCCCTGCTCCTCACTTCCCACCCATGCAAAGCCAGCCTCCATTAGCAGCTATGCATTATTTACCCCACTTAACAGCAGAGTGAAACAAAATGGAGTACGGCTCCattacaaaatattacaacCCGCCGCTCCGAGTCAAAGCAAGCTGCTGTGGTCGAGGAATGAATGTTAACCTCCCATTGTCTGTGGTCAGTAGACGGACAAATAGCATGAGTCAGCAGCCCGTCATGCAGAGATGCCTCCATCAGGCCTGCTCTACTGTATTGCATTAATCATTCattactgctggagttttactATTGCAATTAGACCTGAGAGCTCTCTGACAGATCAAACAAGACCAGCACCTTTGGGACAGCTGTAGACAGCCCTGTACATCTGCCTGAAGTGTATTCGTTGGTGACAGACTGTTAAAACTTCAGAGTGAAATTTCAATAAGTGCTTCGAAGATTGTATTGCAACTTCTGCATCACTGATGGAGAAGATTTTCGTGCTTTGGATGCGACACCCAGACTTTATTACCTTACCTCTCACAGATAAACAGTGTGGTATGTCTGGTTAggttaaaaaagcattttggcTCCATAAAGTGGAACTGTGTTAGCATTGTGGGATCCTCTTTTCATCAGACTGTCATTTAAAAGTACTTTGGCACAGTGGCGCCCTCTAATGATGGGCTAATATTACAGTGTATATGAGTGCAGATTGTATACTTTCagcaagtaaaaatgttcagacaTTCCAGGGTATAATAATGGGGTACAAAAGCATTTTCAGTTAGTGGTTTCGAATATTCACCATTACTAGAAGTTTAAAAGTGAGAAAAgttaacatttatttgtgttgtgtCTATAGGACAAGCAGTGGCCTGGAACTGAGCGTCCACCTCAAGTGAATAATAGCAGCCCTTCAGAaatgtttcttttcttctcatctCTCCCTGATTCTCTTCTTTTAGGTGGCTAGGCTGTGGGGGATGCAGAAGAACCGTCCAGCCATGAATTATGACAAACTGAGCCGCTCCCTCCGCTACTACTACGAGAAGGGAATTATGCAAAAGGTACCAGCAGGCCCCAAATAACTGAAACATAGCCTACTGCAGTTTTATAATGTGACCTAAAAGAATGGGTAAATGAATCGGTCTATCTTCTGTttggttaaaggggaattccaatgtTTTCCAATAGAAACCAAATTGtgtaattaacttttttttttaaataatttttgttattaatttttcattaattattcagagtggtttgaattGAAAAGCAACATTCTAGAGAACCTTGCTGTGtccgaattgttcacagtggtggtgataggaaccagacctctgaagagtttaatgcctttaaaagctccctcacagaaagtatGTGAATATGTTTTGTGACGCCAAAGAAATTATGTGGTAGTACTGAGATAAGAACTAAAgcatatatttgtatttttacataGCATAGTGCAGCGtagtaaggcaaaatagtatccaatgaaaactttttcaaaataccATAAAACTCAAAATATGTATAGGTTCTGTAATCATTGTGGAGcgtaaataaaacagctatatATGTGTTGTATGCTTTGAGACACTTGGTTCCTGTCAcaatcactgtaaagaaatctgactctTCTCTACAATGACCCATTTATGGCTGCATATATTTCAGTGACTGTATTATGCAGCAAGCATAACAGActctactggtccattcatcatacaATTTCGATGTTGGTCTCGATGTAAAGGGCAGcccaaataacattaaaaaaatcatttttggacagatttctttgtttacatgtcacaTTTCTTTGAGACTAAttactctctctgtgtgtttaggTGGCAGGTGAGCGCTACGTTTACAAATTTGTGTGTGAGCCTGAGGCATTGATCTCGCTGGCTTTCCCAGACAATCAGCGGCCCAGCCTGAAGGCAGAGTTTGAGCGCTACGTGAATGAAGAGGACACGGTGCCGCTGTCTCACCTGGATGAGGGTGTGTCTTACCCCTCTGAACCAGCTGCCACCAACCTGGGCCCCCAGCCCTACTCCAAAGGCTACATGTACTAATGCCCCATTACCCCCACCCCTTTCCTCCCCATGCACCTATTGCACATGCCCAACCCCATCCACTTGTATATAAGgctaaggtttttttttttttttttttttggtttgtttaaaTTAATATCATTAGGGACTCTCTCAATTCTGAGGCCTATCCAGTATAAACACATGACTGTGGCTCAATGAGTGGCTTAATAAAGACCCAATGTTATTACGACAATACGTTGAGACCAGACTGTTTTCCCACTCTGGTAGCTTATTGAATGTTAACTTAAAGATACATGTGTCCAGGATACAAAGGTGAGGGCTGTATCTATGATTTAGTTATGCAACTTGCTGGATCGATGGGTGACAAAGGgctctttttttgaaaaaacgTCTTTAGCATACACGGTTGTAAAGCCAAAAGTCCTCAAATACATCAGTTCACAGGAATCTGTTTCCACTCAACATGTGGCAAGTCACTCAGTGTCATTTCCACATGGATATTTCCCAGTGTTCCTGAAGTCTCACTTGATACAGACACCTCAACACAGATTTGCCTTCCATGATGTAAATATCACTGTCACATGACTACTCTTTCAGCAACCAGTCAGGTGACCTTAAACTTGCAGCTTGTATGATGTGCTGGACCTGTAGTCCAAGGGAGGCACTTCTCAATGAAGCAGTAACACTATAATCCAAATAACTTGAAtaatactataaataaatagtacAATGTTTATCAGTAATattccagtgtttgtttttttttttaaccatatcACATATTCCTGATAGTAAATTTGCTCTGTTTATGCTGTTTAAATAAACTCTCTTTGGCTTTACCTAGATTTCAGGTTAATTTTTGATTTTAGCAAAACCAGCTGccttgtttaatg
This portion of the Pygocentrus nattereri isolate fPygNat1 chromosome 13, fPygNat1.pri, whole genome shotgun sequence genome encodes:
- the etv4 gene encoding ETS translocation variant 4, whose protein sequence is MDYKMDGYLDQQVPYTLATRSQGNGPLNRLLMAAKRKYMDTELPPQESEDLFQDLSQLQETWLTEAQVPDSDEQFVPDFHSENSVAFHSPPVKIKKEPQSPGSDPSQSCSHKQSFSYPSGEQCLYASAYEQKRAAAATAAATAAAAAAAGSKSSCPGTPMSPMQHYSPKPPVGTRPETAYMNPPTASQSHPSHSHSYPMNHSSRFPTGSAEMGPPFGPPGQTLQRMHPAPAGGGGSAGGGGGYHRQHSDPCMPYLQQSFKQEFLDPLYERAAHMAGPHPQRFPSAHMMVKQEPTDYTYEPDVPGCTSMYHHNEGYPNPQHNNEGYVFENDSRVVPEKFEGEVKQEGGNVFREGAPYQRRGSLQLWQFLVALLDDPGNAHFIAWTGRGMEFKLIEPEEVARLWGMQKNRPAMNYDKLSRSLRYYYEKGIMQKVAGERYVYKFVCEPEALISLAFPDNQRPSLKAEFERYVNEEDTVPLSHLDEGVSYPSEPAATNLGPQPYSKGYMY